DNA from Solanum stenotomum isolate F172 chromosome 3, ASM1918654v1, whole genome shotgun sequence:
CCTCGATGTCGGCTCTTCGCCACCTGGGGCTGTAGTATGTTCCAAGGGTTGGGCTGTTCGCCCATTAAAGCGGTACGTGAGCTGGGTTCAGAACGTCGTGAGACAGTTCGGTCCATATCCAGTGTGGGCGTTAGAGCATTGAGATGACCTTTCCCTAGTACGAGAGGACCGGGAAGGACGCACCTCTGGTGTACCAGTTATCGTGCCCACGGTAAACGCTAGGTAGCCAAGTGCGGAGCGTATAACTGCTGAAAGCATCTAAGTAGTAAGCCCACCCCAAGATGAGTGCTCTCCTATTCCGACTTCCCCAGAGCTTCCGGTAGCACAGCCGAGACAGCGACGGGTTCTCTGCCCCTTCGGGGATGGAGCGACAAAAgtttttttgagaattcaagAGAAGGTCACGGCGAGACGAGCCGTTTATCATTACGATAGGTGTCAAGTGGAAGTGCAGTGATGTATGCAGCTGAGGCATCCTAACAGACCGGTAGACTTGAACCTTGTTCCTACATGACCTGATCAATTCGATCAGGCACTCGCCATCTATTTTCATTGTTCAAATCTTTGACAACACGAAAAAACCATTGTTCAACTCTTTGACAACATGAAAAAACCAAAAGCTCTGCCCTCCCTCTCTATCTATCCAAGGGATGGAAGGGCAGAGGCCTTTGGTGTCCCCTCCAGTCAAGAATTGGGGCCTCACAATCACTAGCCAATATGCTTTTCTCTCATGCCTTTCTTCGTTCATGGTTCGATATTCTGGTGTCCTAGGCGTAGAGGAACCACACCAATCCATCCCGAACTTGGTGGTTAAACTCTACTGCGGTGACGATACTGTAGGGGAGGTCCTGCGGAAAAATAGCTCGACGCCAGGATGATAAAAAGCTTAACACCTCTCATTCTTATTACTTTTTCAATatgaaaacgaaaaaaaaaNNNNNNNNNNNNNNNNNNNNNNNNNNNNNNNNNNNNNNNNNNNNNNNNNNNNNNNNNNNNNNNNNNNNNNNNNNNNNNNNNNNNNNNNNNNNNNNNNNNNNNNNNNNNNNNNNNNNNNNNNNNNNNNNNNNNNNNNNNNNNNNNNNNNNNNNNNNNNNNNNNNNNNNNNNNNNNNNNNNNNNNNNNNNNNNNNNNNNNNNNNNNNNNNNNNNNNNNNNNNNNNNNNNNNNNNNNNNNNNNNNNNNNNNNNNNNNNNNNNNNNNNNNNNNNNNNNNNNNNNNNNNNNNNNNNNNNNNNNNNNNNNNNNNNNNNNNNNNNNNNNNNNNNNNNNNNNNNNNNNNNNNNNNNNNNNNNNNNNNNNNNNNNNNNNNNNNNNNNNNNNNNNNNNNNNNNNNNNNNNNNNNNNNNNNNNNNNNNNNNNNNNNNNNNNNNNNNNNNNNNNNNNNNNNNNNNNNNNNNNNNNNNNNNNNNNNNNNNNNNNNNNNNNNNNNNNNNNNNNNNNNNNNNNNNNNNNNNNNNNNNNNNNNNNNNNNNNNNNNNNNNNNNNNNNNNNNNNNNNNNNNNNNNNNNNNNNNNNNNNNNNNNNNNNNNNNNNNNNNNNNNNNNNNNNNNNNNNNNNNNNNNNNNNNNNNNNNNNNNNNNNNNNNNNNNNNNNNNNNNNNNNNNNNNNNNNNNNNNNNNNNNNNNNNNNNNNNNNNNNNNNNNNNNNNNNNNNNNNNNNNNNNNNNNNNNNNNNNNNNNNNNNNNNNNNNNNNNNNNNNNNNNNNNNNNNNNNNNNNNNNNNNNNNNNNNNNNNNNNNNNNNNNNNNNNNNNNNNNNNNNNNNNNNNNNNNNNNNNNNNNNNNNNNNNNNNNNNNNNNNNNNNNNNNNNNNNNNNNNNNNNNNNNNNNNNNNNNNNNNNNNNNNNNNNNNNNNNNNNNNNNNNNNNNNNNNNNNNNNNNNNNNNNNNNNNNNNNNNNNNNNNNNNNNNNNNNNNNNNNNNNNNNNNNNNNNNNNNNNNNNNNNNNNNNNNNNNNNNNNNNNNNNNNNNNNNNNNNNNNNNNNNNNNNNNNNNNNNNNNNNNNNNNNNNNNNNNNNNNNNNNNNNNNNNNNNNNNNNNNNNNNNNNNNNNNNNNNNNNNNNNNNNNNNNNNNNNNNNNNNNNNNNNNNNNNNNNNNNNNNNNNNNNNNNNNNNNNNNNNNNNNNNNNNNNNNNNNNNNNNNNNNNNNNNNNNNNNNNNNNNNNNNNNNNNNNNNNNNNNNNNNNNNNNNNNNNNNNNNNNNNNNNNNNNNNNNNNNNNNNNNNNNNNNNNNNNNNNNNNNNNNNNNNNNNNGAGGtcttgattttcattttttttatcaagtagTTGCAATTTCCAATTTTCTAGATTCCCCGTGTTATTATTATTCAGATAAGAATCCTGATAATCATAAATTGGACTATTACTAGTATTAATATTGTTATAGCCTGTCTCTGTAAGGTGAGAGTGGAATTTATCCTTTATTTTGTCCTTTCCATTCACTCGGATTTCTTCCGTTTCATCGATTTTGTCCGGATCCCACCCTTCTTCCGAAAAAAGGGAAGGAGAAGGATAAGGATCTTCTTCAGTGGATCCCTCTTGTTCCTGTTTAGTCCCCTTCATTTCGGAAGCAGTTTCTATTTCTACATCTCTTTCTTCCTCACTTTCCACCCTTTCTTCTGTTTTTGAGGCTTCTTTCAGTTTCTTAGTAAGAATGGGTGAGGGTATTCTGCCTAAATAGTAGACACAGGTAATAAATAAGAGAATACTAAAGATCCGAGCCATAGAATTTCTCAATTCTAATACAAGGTACTTATTAGATCGAATGTACTTATTCGATCTAATAGAATGATTTTGCCGTATCCAGACTAATACCAATCCAAGCCATTTCATGAATAAAATGTGACCAATTAACCAACCAACAAAACCACTTGTTACAAATAAGATCTTGTTGTTGCATCGAAAGAGATAAATGTTGACTAATCTGGCTAACATTGAACTTGGTAAAATGAAATGgttgaataattgaaaaatgagaTTATTCAGGAATACACATTGAATGCTGAGATTACGCATTGAATTTCTGGTAGTAGATCCATAATCAAAAAAGTGTTTGTGATTGTTCCagaagaaatgaaacaaaagatATGGTAGAGCTAGGACAGTTATTGTATGAGGTCTACCCAATGCTAGATGCAGAGGCGCATAATAGATCGATATGAACATCATGAGCTGTCCCGTAATAAAACCAGTTGTTGCTGATACCTTCTTCTCGGTTCCTTCTTCCATAACCAGAGCTCGGAGAAGGAAGAGATAAGAGGGCCCTATGGAGAATGTGGTCAGAAATCCATAATAGAGTCCGACCACAACGACCGAATTGATTATCTTCATGCATAAGGATACTAGATTACCTAGtagaaaagattgaaaaatcATCACAAACCTCCCTTATTTCTTTTCTATTGCAATTTCTGGATTATTATATGATGATTTTTGAACTTTccatatatagaaaatatagaaaagaaatagaaagagaTAGACTAGAAACGACATCTGTTATGTCAATGACACCAAAGGGATATTAAATGAATGGAATTGGGATATGGATGGAATATAATGAAATAGAGCCACTTTGAGGTTCCCTCTGAAATGAGGCATGTAAGGGAGCCACTACGAAGAAGTTCCGGGAGTTACGAAGGAAGCTTCGAGCTCATATTGGTCATGGGTTGGGAACGGGAATTGAACTCTATGAGATCGAATCTCCTGTTGTTCCTCAGTAGCTCAGTGGTAGAGCGGTCGGCTGTTAACCGATTGGTCGTAGGTTCGAATCCTACTTGGGGAGATTTGATTGATTCTGAATTCTTTAATTCAGAATAAAGGGGCTCGCTTTGCCCGTTAAGAGTAGGTAACCCGTTCCCTGTCTTTGTTTCTATTGCATTCTATCTCATCGTATCACATTCTGTTCTGCGAGATTAGAAAATCACCATCAATACCTCGGTCTAGGTCCGAGATAATCCTTTGTTCCATAGCCCTGGGGCTATTTACAACTAGCCAATTAAGAAGTCTCAGATGTACTAGCACTGCATCTTTGATGCAGTCATCGATTCTCCCGAGAGGTCACAATTGCCGCGAGCAAAGATATTAATGACGAGGAAGGCTTTTTTGTTATGCTACTAATACTTGCTCTGCTATTCTGCCCAAGCCTGGCTGAGGAAGAGTTACGGGgcgtaaaacaaaaaaatacgCCGATCGGGCATACTATGTGTAATGATTCCCCCATTCAcgataaataaaaagataaaaagaaaagccATTCCATTTCGACAAAAGACCCACACCCAAGTTCCATAGCTTTTGGTTCGCTATCTCGATCATGATTTTCCTACCCCAGAGGGAAAGGTAGTGCcatgtttatgtattttcccaTACACAATACATTTTGAGTACTGAACGCATTCATTCTTGTGCCTATATTGACTTATAATATAGGTGTTGACGCTCTCATCAGATGTGTGGTTAGTATACTCTTATTAGCTTTGTTCAGTATTGATAAGTTCTCATGGTTTAGGGACATACCACTTGTGTTTTCTTTATGATCATTTCAGACTTTATTTCAGATTTAACTGTTCGAGTGAGCTAGGGCTTGTCCGAGTGACTCACTTACATAGTGGAGGCTTATTCAGACATCATTACTTCCCAGTTATAAGTCCTTGTATTCATATTATCCCTATATTTTGAAAGTATCATTTGAGACTTTATTCCGCTTTCCTTGCTATTTCAATTATGTATGCCTTCTTAGTGTCAAGCTATGTCATGTGGTTCACTTAGAGTCTCTCGGGATTCTAGGTACCATGTCATGTCTAGGGGTAGTCTTGGTAGTGACAGATATCCTTGTCAAATCACATTTGTCCAGCTAATTTGATTTCTATTTTCCTACTTGAGATACTCTATGATGAATAGTTGTATTACAAGGAAAAGCCCTCTTGCCAAAGTTACACGAGCAAGAAAATCACACTAACAAGCAAAGAAGGCAGAGAACCTTTAATTTTAGCAGAGATGGAAAGCTTCACAAACCTTTGCCTCCACAAGGATCAGTGGTCTAGTCTCTACCTTTACACGGCCAACAATTGTTGTTCGTTGCATACCCCTTTGATCAACCACAATGGCCTCTTTCCCAGACTTAAGTTCCGAGAGATAGCTAGTCTTTCCTCCAGGAACAACAACATATGCATGGACAGGCCCCTGCTAAAGTCCAAAGAATTGTCATACTGAAGACCACTGGCTGTACATTATAGTTTGAGATGCATTAACGCAattcaacacaaaaaaaaattggggttgAGGATCTGgaacaaaaacttataaaagTCACAAGGGGAAAATGCAGTTATGGTAATACTAGAGATGTCTTCTCTAGAGGTTAGCACTAAGATCCAGTTTGTGGAGATAACTGTTTGGCAAACCACCAgaaatgataatgaaacattgaaataaaaaaatgatacttTCACTGTCAAGTTAAAGTTGTTGTCCTTTTGATCCTTTATTGAACATTTAAATGGCTTCAAATGGGACGCACCGCATTAACTCGAAAAGGCCTGCTAGAGATGTAATTTTATTCCAAGCATTCTGAGTGAACAAGGAAAAGCCCTCTTGCAAAGGATCCAACCTAAGGGACAAAAGTTATGCAGTAAGAATGAAATTGAAATGCCAAAAACTAAAACTATTTGCAAATTGTAGACAAACAGAAATAGACTGGACAGAAGGAGAAAACCAGAAGACCTTCACCAGGTCTCATGAGGCTGCAGATATCCACACAAACACGGTCACCCATTCCAGTCACTTGAATATGAGTTATTATGGCTTTCGTCAAGTTCAACAGACTGTCCACATCACGTCTTCTATCAAAATAACCTTAACAATGACAACTGACATAAAAAACCAACTCTTCACAAGGAAGAATCCCCTTTTGAGAAGGCCACTACCTTCAGCTCAAGGATTGCGCCAACATCCTCAACTTTCATTACTACACCACCCAAACCGTGTTCCAAGGCCTAGCAAAGCAGAAAAGATGGAAGTGAAACTTGGTGCTTCTTAATAGAAAAACACCACTCTAAGTACCACAATATCCCCTACTTTGTGTGAGACTTTAGTTTCTTCATGACTTAAAGTTCAACCTAGTATACTACCTCAAGAAAAACTTGATCTTCTGATTGGGTCTTTGAGACAGCAAGTACAATTGTCTGAGTGCCTTGAAAAGCCGCAACAACGTTTTCAGCAGGTATCACCTATGAAATGAACAAACATAAATCAGAAATTCAAGTGGACTTGTATAAGATGGAGAATTTAATGTACTTGGAGCAATGCAAGGATTAGCCAATTAACAACTAGAGAGAGCATCCAGATGAACCCAGACAAATATAATACAGTAATACATAGAAACTAACTCGTCCACCCCAACTGATTTGGATTGAGGCATCGTTGCTTGATTGTTGATCGGATGATGATATGCAACCAACTTACAAAGGTTaggcttttgaaaaaaaaatcatttagaaATTATTGTTACAAATCTAGAAATGGTTTTTCCATTAGTGTGGTGATAGTTTGCAAAGTATCTTACGACAACAAATAACATTGTGAAAGAGATGTGCAATGAATACCTGCCAATCTAGTAGATTAACAACTACTTTGTCTGCCTGTTCCTCCGATATCTGAAACTGTTCTAACTGTTGAGGGGAAGAAATCTCAGCAAATGCAACAACGCTCTTATGCTCATGATCAATTAGTCTCCCCTCTTCAACAAAGAGAGGATATATCACTGCAATTGCTGCATGTGATAGAACCAGAAATGTAGTAGAACACAATCAAACATTGTAGAAAACAACATGATTCGAATAGCACAATGGAAATCCATGCCCAGTACACAAAGTTAATCAGAAAGAAAGCATGTATGGGGTATAGAATCAGGAAAATCCCTCTTGTTTCTCATTATCATGCCCTGACACTGAATCTTGAACTGgattttcaaactttaaaaagttgaaACTAAACTCGCACAAAGATAGGTTATCAAACTACTCCCTCCGTGTACCAAAAATAGATGTCCACTTTTACTAgtccaatttagaaaatcaagagataattttgTTCACCGAGAACACAGTACAATTAAATTTATATGAGGTCAAGGACATGCGTTATCGATTTAGCCCGTTAggtattaatatataatatatgttaccCTTTTGTTTAGGAGTCTGTTATTAGTTTCTTGTATTTCAGCcatatgatgatttatgtagCTAGTCATCTTTACTAATTAGAACTTCAATAGTTTCCCATACTCTAGGTTTCTGTTAGTAATGTAGCTTATCAGTTTTGTATTGGCTCTATTTAAAGAGAAGGTCGTACGTGAATAAAAGTATCTTTCTCTTCTATACCTCAAACATTTATATGGTATCAAGAGTTTTTCTTCTCCACACAGAGTTCTAAGTTTCTTATTATCCACTCACCACCAATGGCACCCTCAGTTACCAATTCTGATGCAACTAACACTACCACCATTGTTCAATTCAACTCGGTTACCTAGCTTACGATTAGACTTGCTGGCAGCCATAACTTCTCACTGTGGAAGGCCCAAGTGTCCATGCTCATGAGAGGACACAATCTTTATGGCCATCTAGATGGGACTATCCTTGCTCCTGCTGAGACCACCAACAACAACCTGACAATTGCCAACCCCGATTATGTTAATTGGTTTCGTCAGGACCAGTTAAATCAAAACGCAACTTTAGCATCAGTAGATCCCACTCTTGCTGCCATTATAGCCTCTGCAACCACAGCCAAAGCAGCCTGGGATTCCCTCCATATGGCTTATGAAAATAAGTCACAAACTCGCATATTCATGTGACGAGATTGCCTCAATCGAGTCACGATAGATAGTCTCCCTGTAACAGACAATCTCAACCAAGTTCGATCTCAGTGATGAGCTTGCGACTGCAGGAGCTCCTGTCACCAATGTCGAACTCATTGTCAAGATTCTCACTGGTCTTGGACCAAAATATTGCGAAATCTTTGCAGCAATTCGAGCACGTGACAACCCAATTTCATATGCTGAATTGTTTGAAAAGCATAGTGATCACGAGATTTTCCTCAAACACAATGCTCTGCCTCAATCCACTATTATTACTATTGTTGTTGCTCAAAGGTCCAGCTCTCAAACGCGGACCAGTGCCACCAACACTAATAGGCATTCAAACAACTACCAGCAACGTTCTCAGTCAGGGTGCAATCATCGCACCAATTCGCAAGAAGTCAACTTAGTATCAGTTATGTAACCGACCTGGACACTCTGCTCATGTTTGTTGCGCTCGGTCTCATAATCTTTTTTAGGAACGGGCCAACTTTGCTAGACAATACATGCAACAATCTACCCCATGGATAGTCGATTCAGGGTTACACATCATGTTGCATCAGATACCCACAGTCTCAACAACGTTGCTGACTACAATGGTCCAGAACAAATCACTATGGGAAATGGTAACACCATACCAATTTCTCACACTGGTAACACTGATTCATCCGCATTGGGTTCTAGCTTTCAATTATCCAATATACTTTGCTCCCCTTCCATTTCCAGTAACTTGAtttcaatttcttaattttattgtGACAATTAAACATCTATTGAATTCTTTCCATTCTCTTATCTTGTGAAGGATCTGAGTATGGGGGCGCCGTTAGTTCACGAGCGGAGTAGAGGGCGCCTTTGTGAGTGGCCGCTAGACAATCCTTATTCATCTCAACCGCAATGCAATGTGGTTGTGTCTTTAGATTTGTGGCATCAACATTTGGGGCACCCAACACGCGCTACTTTAgatttgtttttaaataaattctccattccaattgTAATTTATGTCAATCAAATAAAAGCCACGAGCAATCTTTTTCAACAAATTCTTTACAGAGTCACATGCCTCTCCAAATTACTTACAGTGATTTGTGGGTCCCGTCACCAGTTTTGTTCGTCGATAGGAAaagatattatatttggtttgtggATTAGTTTTCAAAATACATGTGGCTCCACACGATTCAGTCCAAACACAAGGTTTTAGATGTTTTCAAAACACAACATTCATTGCTTGAACGTCAGTTTCAAACAAAAGTATTATCTTTTTATACCAACGGAGGAGGTGAATTTCATAATTTAACTTCTTATTTGAAATCTTAGGGGATTGAACACTTAAATCCCCACCTTATATGCCACAAAGAGTTGTAGTTGAAAGACCACATCGCCATGTTATCAAGACTGCAAAACTCTAATGCATCAAGCCTCTTTACCAGCCACCTTTTGGAGTTTTGCATGTCATCAAGCTGCTTTTCCAGTAAAGAGAATGAAAACCCCAAATTTAAAAGACAAGTGTCTATACGAGCTTTTATTTCAAGAACCACCAAATTATGACAACGTCAAAATTTTTGGTTGTTTATGTTTTTCCTGGTTAAAATCAGATGCACAAAATAAGCTTGATTCGAAATCAAATACCTGTGTCTatttgagattttcaaataaatattactgCCATCATTGCTTTGACCCGACCACCTCCAAAGTTTATCATTCTAGAGATatagtatttttaaaactaGTTACCCTTTTaccaatattttttctaattataaaaATCAGCATTTGAAAATTTCTGATATCCTAGCAGAGCCACATTGTTTTTAACTACCTTAGTCATTGTCTACGGGTGCTCAAAGGT
Protein-coding regions in this window:
- the LOC125857612 gene encoding protein TIC 214-like, which produces MIFQSFLLGNLVSLCMKIINSVVVVGLYYGFLTTFSIGPSYLFLLRALVMEEGTEKKVSATTGFITGQLMMFISIYYAPLHLALGRPHTITVLALPYLLFHFFWNNHKHFFDYGSTTRNSMRNLSIQCVFLNNLIFQLFNHFILPSSMLARLVNIYLFRCNNKILFVTSGFVGWLIGHILFMKWLGLVLVWIRQNHSIRSNKYIRSNKYLVLELRNSMARIFSILLFITCVYYLGRIPSPILTKKLKEASKTEERVESEEERDVEIETASEMKGTKQEQEGSTEEDPYPSPSLFSEEGWDPDKIDETEEIRVNGKDKIKDKFHSHLTETGYNNINTSNSPIYDYQDSYLNNNNTGNLENWKLQLLDKKNENQD